From a region of the Pseudomonadota bacterium genome:
- a CDS encoding Ku protein, producing MARGGSKRPVWKGDIAFGLVNIPITLYPGSSASELDFDLIDKRDMAPVGYRRINKRTGKEITEDNIVKGYRYEDDQYVIMSDEDFKQANVEATQTVNIVAFVREGQIEPYYYDTPYYLEPSKRAQKSYALLRETLRQTKKVAVGNVVLRTKQHLAALIPVDAMLLLITLRYAHEIRSTEDFHFPELGLKKVALNEREIEMATRLVEDMTEDWDPGQYRDTYREDLLARVKAKVKAGKSTVVTQPEDGKEPRRSAEIIDLMSLLKSSLKGKEEGDTPGKKKTTARSESSRRRNTREDAGLSRRRKRA from the coding sequence TCACCCTCTATCCCGGGTCAAGCGCGAGCGAGTTGGACTTCGATTTGATTGACAAGCGTGACATGGCGCCGGTGGGGTACCGACGGATCAACAAGCGCACGGGCAAAGAGATCACCGAGGACAACATCGTCAAAGGCTATCGCTACGAAGATGACCAGTACGTCATTATGAGCGATGAGGATTTCAAGCAGGCCAATGTGGAGGCGACGCAAACCGTCAACATCGTGGCCTTCGTACGAGAGGGCCAGATCGAGCCCTACTATTACGACACGCCGTATTACCTCGAACCGAGCAAACGTGCCCAGAAAAGCTATGCACTGCTGCGTGAAACTTTGCGACAGACCAAGAAGGTGGCTGTGGGGAACGTCGTGCTGCGCACGAAGCAGCATCTGGCGGCGCTGATCCCTGTCGACGCCATGCTGCTGTTGATTACGCTGCGCTATGCGCATGAAATCCGATCGACAGAAGACTTTCATTTCCCTGAGCTCGGCCTGAAGAAGGTCGCCCTCAACGAGCGCGAGATCGAGATGGCAACGCGACTCGTGGAAGACATGACCGAGGATTGGGACCCGGGGCAATATCGCGACACCTACCGCGAAGATCTGCTCGCGCGGGTGAAGGCGAAAGTCAAGGCTGGAAAATCGACTGTAGTCACACAGCCGGAAGATGGCAAAGAGCCGCGGCGCAGCGCCGAGATCATCGACCTCATGTCGTTACTGAAGAGCAGCCTCAAGGGCAAGGAAGAGGGCGACACACCGGGCAAGAAAAAGACGACCGCGCGCTCGGAATCCTCCCGTCGCCGCAACACGCGCGAAGACGCTGGATTATCACGCCGCCGGAAACGTGCTTGA